The Triticum aestivum cultivar Chinese Spring chromosome 4B, IWGSC CS RefSeq v2.1, whole genome shotgun sequence sequence AGATGAAGCGGCTGTATGTGAATCTGGTGACGCGGAATTGGGAGAGTGGGATTTATGCACTGCGCCGCCTCAATCCCGATGTGCACCTCTTCTACCAGTCAAGAAATGACGcaaaagaagtactccctccgttccaaaatagatgacccaattttgtacaaagttagtacaaagttgggtcatctattttggaacggagggagtagcagagaTCAACACGATGGATTCTGCAGCAGATGATAGCATCAAGATGAAATCAGCAGCAGATGCGAACAACAAGACCAAGAGATCCAGTCCAAGGATGCATAGCCTGCGGCAGCTGCCTAAACCAATCGCCAAATTCGATCCGTCACCGTCCGGCCTGTGGATCAATGACGGCCTGGAGTGGTTCGAGCTCCTGGGCCCCCGCCGCAGCGAAAGCAGGGTCGTCAACGCCAACGTGGCCGGCGACACCGTGCTATACGACGCCGACGAGGGCATCATCCTCAACTTGCCTTCGCTCCACGAGCCCAAGGGAACCAACCCCGTCTGCCTCTCAATCACCCACCCCGACGCTGAGGAAGACGCTCTCTATGTCATGGACCGCTATCCCGGCCGGGCCCTTGCGCGGCGTAACACTGGCGGTCCTGGCATGCACTCCTGCTTCGAGGTGCTCGAGTGCAGGCCCAGCTCCAGATTTCTGGACGACAGCATGAAGGGGTGGGGTTGGCGGCCTCTCCCGCCGCCGCCCTTCATCTACGAGCATGGGTATGAACCCACCAGGATCATGTCCTACACAGTTGTTGGCGATGGAACTACCTTGTGCATCTCGTCAGATAGGAATGGCATCGGGACCTACTGCTTTGACACAGTGCGCGCCGATGATACCCACCGCTTAGGGTGGGATTACCGGGATGAATGGAGGCACGTTGGGAATTGGGCGCTGCCCTTCTACGACAAAGCAGAGTATGTCCCTGAATTCAAGCTATGGTTTGGCTTCAGTCCCCCCAGGCCAAACCACCTGTGCGCCGTTGACCTGTCCACCATGGACCATGGCCAACCGCCCATTGTGCATCATGTTTGGGAAGATCTTGATCAGCCTGAGGAAGAGGACTGGGTACCAACGCATTTCAGGATACTGAACCTTGGCTCTGGCAAGTTTTGTGTTGCTAAAATCATTAGCGCAGGGGCAACTGGCATGAAATTTTCGGTGCTCACTGGCATCGAGATGGTGCACGACAAAGATGATCAGAGCCTCCGGATGTTCAAGCACAAGAGTAAACGCTACATGTTCAGCACGCCAGATGTAATCCACTGGGTTATCTGAATAATCTTGCATGGTGTGCCATGTTCACTGCCCTATGGATGGTGTGTGGCAATGCTGGCCTGAGCCTT is a genomic window containing:
- the LOC123091464 gene encoding uncharacterized protein; amino-acid sequence: MTQFCTKLVQSWVIYFGTEGVAEINTMDSAADDSIKMKSAADANNKTKRSSPRMHSLRQLPKPIAKFDPSPSGLWINDGLEWFELLGPRRSESRVVNANVAGDTVLYDADEGIILNLPSLHEPKGTNPVCLSITHPDAEEDALYVMDRYPGRALARRNTGGPGMHSCFEVLECRPSSRFLDDSMKGWGWRPLPPPPFIYEHGYEPTRIMSYTVVGDGTTLCISSDRNGIGTYCFDTVRADDTHRLGWDYRDEWRHVGNWALPFYDKAEYVPEFKLWFGFSPPRPNHLCAVDLSTMDHGQPPIVHHVWEDLDQPEEEDWVPTHFRILNLGSGKFCVAKIISAGATGMKFSVLTGIEMVHDKDDQSLRMFKHKSKRYMFSTPDVIHWVI